From Bombus huntii isolate Logan2020A chromosome 4, iyBomHunt1.1, whole genome shotgun sequence, one genomic window encodes:
- the LOC126864767 gene encoding DNA excision repair protein ERCC-6-like isoform X1 → MESDDQGQVFNNEKFNGIHINGGDNSLREKVLSIRSEESIFNEASKKIDNFMKSNIKTKKDSKELNNDNGTGTIDCSGQKKLKKQVQTGEITPFQAIEKQFDLLKTKGTFNKSSHLLDLEKYLRQQAELAKQRKRLKENSKASKYTSNNAVTIKKPKLLNIHPKEFKIAKKTKIKANKKKLVSEFETSKSLNENNDINYETEDSKFNQIENSTKEAKHSKNEFISCNSSEDNTKETLIENTTNIKFADITNDSESEYVPSDEQIDSADEGKSCKKRKSLTKSVHTKRVLDDGNEEMYRERVEKSGYPKDEPLHKIDNLFKIPQSIWKKLYKYQKVSVQWLWELHLRGLGGLLGDEMGLGKTVQVIAFLAGLDCSELLSDGGRFRGLGPTIIVCPATLMEQWVKHFHEWWPILRVAVLHQCGTYNGNLEYLMHSLKSGGVLITSYSGMLIHKDLLVTSQWHYVILDEGHKIRNPQAKISKAVKEFSTPHRLLLTGSPMQNSLKELWSLFDFILPGKLGTLPAFLEHCAAPITRGGYTNASPLQEAIALQVATMLRDTITPYMLRRTKNDVQHHLSLPEKNEQVLFCSLTGEQKELYKEYLRSADVSFILHEKSNSVSRRYRARLLIALSVLRKICNHPDLFLYTNPVDSDEDIDVSNEALEKFGYWKRSGKMIVVRSLLKIWKKQGHRVLLFTQGRQMMHVLESLVQSEEYSYLRMDGITSMSQRQETIRLFNKDPSYFVFLLTTRVGGLGVNLTGANRVVIYDPDWNPATDAQARARAWRIGQNKKVTIYRLITAGTIEEKMYHRQIFKILLANKVLEDPRQHRLFKTSDLVELFNFNESIDNNSSEIDQLFGQSRLVSSSTKFSPNKIEKMRKLAATLSKNISQNTSNSTPVIQIAHVTENHYVSSCHNNNIDQDILKHNYEIFKDNLTKEGIRNESDLHKKNEDILFSAHQESTNDNNIQNKISKDIEYNTDNILNNKLEDEDHTLTSRSNFDIKIHETSNKATVQCLSNDANITEILDRSNETVTCNVNMNEDTLSKLNKNHCKEKRKRSSRLEEHAASALFEGERVSHLIGRRLGRSLAEETKPIEDDQYVLEKLFAKASVTSAFQHETVLSNSEYNSDDKNPMQRLARETAQENMDSIRKSRKWCWKPMWNSMSPKNY, encoded by the exons ATGGAAAGTGATGATCAAGGACAAGtttttaataatgaaaaatttaatggTATACACATAAATGGGGGAGATAACAGTTTGAGAGAGAAG GTTTTGTCAATAAGAAGCGAGGAAAGCATTTTTAATGAAGCATCAAAGAAGATTGATAATTTCATgaaatcaaatataaaaacaaaaaaggattCAAAAGAACTAAACAATGATAATGGAACTGGTACTATAGATTGTTCAGgacaaaaaaaattaaaaaaacaagttCAAACTGGAGAGATTACGCCCTTTCAAGCAATTGAAAAACAGTTTGATTTGTTAAAAACTAAAGG gACATTTAATAAATCCTCTCATTTACTTGATCTTGAAAAATACCTTCGACAGCAGGCTGAACTTGCCAAACAAAGAAAacgtttgaaagaaaattcaaaGGCATCTAAGTATACTAGTAATAATGCAGTAACAATTAAAAAgccaaaattattaaatattcatcctaaagaatttaaaatagcgaaaaaaacaaaaatcaaagctaataagaagaaattagTTTCTGAATTTGAAACATCAAAAAGTTTAAATGAAAACAAtgatattaattatgaaacaGAAGATAGTAAGTTTAATCAAATTGAGAATTCTACCAAAGAGGCTAAACATTCAAAAAATGAATTCATTTCCTGTAATAGTTCCGAAGATAATACTAAAGAGACATTGATTGAAAATACAACAAACATTAAATTTGCAGATATAACTAATGATTCTGAAAGTGAATATGTACCGAGTGATGAACAAATAGATTCAG caGATGAAGGAAAATCatgtaaaaagagaaaatctCTTACCAAATCTGTTCATACAAAAAGAG TTTTGGATGATGGAAATGAAGAGATGTATAGAGAAAGGGTAGAGAAAAGTGGTTATCCAAAGGATGAACCACTACACAAaatagataatttatttaaaatccCTCAATCTATATGGAAAAAGTTATATAA ATATCAGAAAGTGTCTGTACAATGGTTGTGGGAACTGCATCTTCGTGGCTTAGGAGGGTTACTAGGTGATGAAATGGGTTTGGGAAAGACTGTTCAAGTAATTGCATTTCTTGCAGGTTTAGATTGTAGTGAATTATTGTCAGATGGTGGAAG GTTCAGAGGTTTAGGACCAACTATAATTGTTTGTCCAGCTACTCTAATGGAACAATGGGTAAAGCATTTTCATGAGTGGTGGCCTATTTTAAGAGTGGCTGTTCTACATCAATGTGGAACTTATAATG GTAATTTGGAGTATTTAATGCACTCTTTAAAATCTGGTGGTGTATTAATTACTTCTTATTCTGGTATGCTTATACATAAAGATTTACTTGTAACCAGTCAATGGCACTATGTCATACTTGATGAAGGTCACAAAATAAGAAATCCACAAGCAAAG ATCAGTAAAGCAGTAAAGGAATTCTCTACACCACATCGACTTTTGTTAACGGGTAGCCCTATGCAAAACTCCTTAAAAGAACTATGGTCCCTCTTTGATTTTATTCTACCTGGCAAGTTAGGCACTTTACCTGCATTTTTAGAGCATTGTGCAGCCCCTATAACTCGTGGAGGATATACAAATGCTTCTCCTTTGCAAGAAGCTATCGCGCTTCAGGTCGCTACAATGCTTAGAGATACTATTACACCATATATGCTCCGAAGAACAAAAAATGATGTGCAACATCATCTTAGTCTACCAGAAAAGAACGAACAG GTACTGTTTTGCAGTTTAACAGGAGAACAAAAGGaattatataaagaatatttacgTTCTGCAGATGTTAGTTTCATTTTGCATGAAAAGAGTAATTCAGTAAGCAGAAGATACAGGGCTCGCCTCCTCATAGCATTATCAGTGCTTAGGAAGATATGCAATCATCCTGATTTGTTTCTTTATACAAATCCAGTT GATTCAGATGAAGACATTGATGTATCAAATGAAGCATTGGAGAAATTTGGATACTGGAAGCGCTCTGGTAAAATGATAGTGGTTCGGTCCCTTcttaaaatttggaagaaacAGGGACATAGAGTACTTCTTTTTACTCAAGGGAGACAA ATGATGCATGTTTTAGAATCTCTAGTACAAAGCGAAGAATATTCTTATTTAAGAATGGATGGAATTACTTCTATGTCACAACGACAAGAAACAATTcgtttatttaataag GATCCATCATATTTTGTGTTTTTGTTAACTACGCGTGTTGGAGGTCTGGGAGTAAATTTGACTGGAGCAAATCGAGTAGTTATTTATGATCCGGATTGGAATCCAGCAACTGATGCTCAAGCAAGAGCACGTGCATGGAGAATTGGACAAAACAAAAAAGTTACCATTTATAGACTTATTACTGCTGGTACTATTGAAGAAAAG ATGTATCAcagacaaatatttaaaatacttcTTGCAAATAAGGTTTTAGAAGATCCACGTCAACATAGATTATTTAAAACTTCCGATTTAGTtgaactttttaattttaatgaatctATCGATAATAATTCTAGTGAAATAGATCAATTATTCGGACAATCTAGACTAGTTTCTTCGTCTACCAAATTTTCAcctaataaaattgaaaaaatgcgAAAATTAGCAGCTACGCTTAGTAAAAATATAAGTCAAAATACCTCAAACTCTACACCTGTAATACAAATAGCACACGTTACAGAGAATCATTATGTTTCAAGTTgccataataataatattgatcaagatattttaaaacacaattatgaaatattcaagGATAATTTAACAAAAGAAGGTATTAGAAACGAGAGTGatcttcataaaaaaaatgaagatatactttttTCTGCACATCAAGAAAGTACGAATGACAACaatatccaaaataaaatttcaaaagataTTGAATACAATACAGACAACatcttaaataataaactGGAAGATGAAGATCATACATTAACAAGTAGATcaaattttgatattaaaatacatgAAACATCAAATAAGGCTACTGTACAATGTCTATCTAATGATGCTAATATAACTGAAATTTTAGATAGAAGTAACGAAACAGTAACATGTAATGTGAATATGAATGAAGATACGTtgtcaaaattaaataaaaatcattgcaaagaaaaaagaaaaagaagttcACGATTAGAAGAGCATGCTGCCTCAGCTCTATTTGAAGGAGAACGTGTCTCACATTTAATTGGACGACGTCTTGGACGTTCTCTGGCCGAGGAAACTAAACCAATTGAAGATGATCAATACGtcttagaaaaattatttgccAAAGCGA GCGTGACTTCTGCTTTTCAACACGAGACAGTATTATCAAATTCAGAATATAATTCTGATGACAAAAATCCAATGCAACGATTAGCGCGCGAAACAGCGCAAGAAAATATGGACAGTATTCGTAAATCTCGTAAGTGGTGTTGGAAGCCCATGTGGAATTCTATGTCACCAAAAAATTACTGA
- the LOC126864767 gene encoding DNA excision repair protein ERCC-6-like isoform X4, protein MESDDQGQVFNNEKFNGIHINGGDNSLREKVLSIRSEESIFNEASKKIDNFMKSNIKTKKDSKELNNDNGTGTIDCSGQKKLKKQVQTGEITPFQAIEKQFDLLKTKGTFNKSSHLLDLEKYLRQQAELAKQRKRLKENSKASKYTSNNAVTIKKPKLLNIHPKEFKIAKKTKIKANKKKLVSEFETSKSLNENNDINYETEDSKFNQIENSTKEAKHSKNEFISCNSSEDNTKETLIENTTNIKFADITNDSESEYVPSDEQIDSADEGKSCKKRKSLTKSVHTKRVLDDGNEEMYRERVEKSGYPKDEPLHKIDNLFKIPQSIWKKLYKYQKVSVQWLWELHLRGLGGLLGDEMGLGKTVQVIAFLAGLDCSELLSDGGRFRGLGPTIIVCPATLMEQWVKHFHEWWPILRVAVLHQCGTYNGNLEYLMHSLKSGGVLITSYSGMLIHKDLLVTSQWHYVILDEGHKIRNPQAKISKAVKEFSTPHRLLLTGSPMQNSLKELWSLFDFILPGKLGTLPAFLEHCAAPITRGGYTNASPLQEAIALQVATMLRDTITPYMLRRTKNDVQHHLSLPEKNEQVLFCSLTGEQKELYKEYLRSADVSFILHEKSNSVSRRYRARLLIALSVLRKICNHPDLFLYTNPVDSDEDIDVSNEALEKFGYWKRSGKMIVVRSLLKIWKKQGHRVLLFTQGRQMMHVLESLVQSEEYSYLRMDGITSMSQRQETIRLFNKDPSYFVFLLTTRVGGLGVNLTGANRVVIYDPDWNPATDAQARARAWRIGQNKKVTIYRLITAGTIEEKMYHRQIFKILLANKVLEDPRQHRLFKTSDLVELFNFNESIDNNSSEIDQLFGQSRLVSSSTKFSPNKIEKMRKLAATLSKNISQNTSNSTPVIQIAHVTENHYVSSCHNNNIDQDILKHNYEIFKDNLTKEGIRNESDLHKKNEDILFSAHQESTNDNNIQNKISKDIEYNTDNILNNKLEDEDHTLTNRSNETVTCNVNMNEDTLSKLNKNHCKEKRKRSSRLEEHAASALFEGERVSHLIGRRLGRSLAEETKPIEDDQYVLEKLFAKASVTSAFQHETVLSNSEYNSDDKNPMQRLARETAQENMDSIRKSRKWCWKPMWNSMSPKNY, encoded by the exons ATGGAAAGTGATGATCAAGGACAAGtttttaataatgaaaaatttaatggTATACACATAAATGGGGGAGATAACAGTTTGAGAGAGAAG GTTTTGTCAATAAGAAGCGAGGAAAGCATTTTTAATGAAGCATCAAAGAAGATTGATAATTTCATgaaatcaaatataaaaacaaaaaaggattCAAAAGAACTAAACAATGATAATGGAACTGGTACTATAGATTGTTCAGgacaaaaaaaattaaaaaaacaagttCAAACTGGAGAGATTACGCCCTTTCAAGCAATTGAAAAACAGTTTGATTTGTTAAAAACTAAAGG gACATTTAATAAATCCTCTCATTTACTTGATCTTGAAAAATACCTTCGACAGCAGGCTGAACTTGCCAAACAAAGAAAacgtttgaaagaaaattcaaaGGCATCTAAGTATACTAGTAATAATGCAGTAACAATTAAAAAgccaaaattattaaatattcatcctaaagaatttaaaatagcgaaaaaaacaaaaatcaaagctaataagaagaaattagTTTCTGAATTTGAAACATCAAAAAGTTTAAATGAAAACAAtgatattaattatgaaacaGAAGATAGTAAGTTTAATCAAATTGAGAATTCTACCAAAGAGGCTAAACATTCAAAAAATGAATTCATTTCCTGTAATAGTTCCGAAGATAATACTAAAGAGACATTGATTGAAAATACAACAAACATTAAATTTGCAGATATAACTAATGATTCTGAAAGTGAATATGTACCGAGTGATGAACAAATAGATTCAG caGATGAAGGAAAATCatgtaaaaagagaaaatctCTTACCAAATCTGTTCATACAAAAAGAG TTTTGGATGATGGAAATGAAGAGATGTATAGAGAAAGGGTAGAGAAAAGTGGTTATCCAAAGGATGAACCACTACACAAaatagataatttatttaaaatccCTCAATCTATATGGAAAAAGTTATATAA ATATCAGAAAGTGTCTGTACAATGGTTGTGGGAACTGCATCTTCGTGGCTTAGGAGGGTTACTAGGTGATGAAATGGGTTTGGGAAAGACTGTTCAAGTAATTGCATTTCTTGCAGGTTTAGATTGTAGTGAATTATTGTCAGATGGTGGAAG GTTCAGAGGTTTAGGACCAACTATAATTGTTTGTCCAGCTACTCTAATGGAACAATGGGTAAAGCATTTTCATGAGTGGTGGCCTATTTTAAGAGTGGCTGTTCTACATCAATGTGGAACTTATAATG GTAATTTGGAGTATTTAATGCACTCTTTAAAATCTGGTGGTGTATTAATTACTTCTTATTCTGGTATGCTTATACATAAAGATTTACTTGTAACCAGTCAATGGCACTATGTCATACTTGATGAAGGTCACAAAATAAGAAATCCACAAGCAAAG ATCAGTAAAGCAGTAAAGGAATTCTCTACACCACATCGACTTTTGTTAACGGGTAGCCCTATGCAAAACTCCTTAAAAGAACTATGGTCCCTCTTTGATTTTATTCTACCTGGCAAGTTAGGCACTTTACCTGCATTTTTAGAGCATTGTGCAGCCCCTATAACTCGTGGAGGATATACAAATGCTTCTCCTTTGCAAGAAGCTATCGCGCTTCAGGTCGCTACAATGCTTAGAGATACTATTACACCATATATGCTCCGAAGAACAAAAAATGATGTGCAACATCATCTTAGTCTACCAGAAAAGAACGAACAG GTACTGTTTTGCAGTTTAACAGGAGAACAAAAGGaattatataaagaatatttacgTTCTGCAGATGTTAGTTTCATTTTGCATGAAAAGAGTAATTCAGTAAGCAGAAGATACAGGGCTCGCCTCCTCATAGCATTATCAGTGCTTAGGAAGATATGCAATCATCCTGATTTGTTTCTTTATACAAATCCAGTT GATTCAGATGAAGACATTGATGTATCAAATGAAGCATTGGAGAAATTTGGATACTGGAAGCGCTCTGGTAAAATGATAGTGGTTCGGTCCCTTcttaaaatttggaagaaacAGGGACATAGAGTACTTCTTTTTACTCAAGGGAGACAA ATGATGCATGTTTTAGAATCTCTAGTACAAAGCGAAGAATATTCTTATTTAAGAATGGATGGAATTACTTCTATGTCACAACGACAAGAAACAATTcgtttatttaataag GATCCATCATATTTTGTGTTTTTGTTAACTACGCGTGTTGGAGGTCTGGGAGTAAATTTGACTGGAGCAAATCGAGTAGTTATTTATGATCCGGATTGGAATCCAGCAACTGATGCTCAAGCAAGAGCACGTGCATGGAGAATTGGACAAAACAAAAAAGTTACCATTTATAGACTTATTACTGCTGGTACTATTGAAGAAAAG ATGTATCAcagacaaatatttaaaatacttcTTGCAAATAAGGTTTTAGAAGATCCACGTCAACATAGATTATTTAAAACTTCCGATTTAGTtgaactttttaattttaatgaatctATCGATAATAATTCTAGTGAAATAGATCAATTATTCGGACAATCTAGACTAGTTTCTTCGTCTACCAAATTTTCAcctaataaaattgaaaaaatgcgAAAATTAGCAGCTACGCTTAGTAAAAATATAAGTCAAAATACCTCAAACTCTACACCTGTAATACAAATAGCACACGTTACAGAGAATCATTATGTTTCAAGTTgccataataataatattgatcaagatattttaaaacacaattatgaaatattcaagGATAATTTAACAAAAGAAGGTATTAGAAACGAGAGTGatcttcataaaaaaaatgaagatatactttttTCTGCACATCAAGAAAGTACGAATGACAACaatatccaaaataaaatttcaaaagataTTGAATACAATACAGACAACatcttaaataataaactGGAAGATGAAGATCATACATTAACAA ATAGAAGTAACGAAACAGTAACATGTAATGTGAATATGAATGAAGATACGTtgtcaaaattaaataaaaatcattgcaaagaaaaaagaaaaagaagttcACGATTAGAAGAGCATGCTGCCTCAGCTCTATTTGAAGGAGAACGTGTCTCACATTTAATTGGACGACGTCTTGGACGTTCTCTGGCCGAGGAAACTAAACCAATTGAAGATGATCAATACGtcttagaaaaattatttgccAAAGCGA GCGTGACTTCTGCTTTTCAACACGAGACAGTATTATCAAATTCAGAATATAATTCTGATGACAAAAATCCAATGCAACGATTAGCGCGCGAAACAGCGCAAGAAAATATGGACAGTATTCGTAAATCTCGTAAGTGGTGTTGGAAGCCCATGTGGAATTCTATGTCACCAAAAAATTACTGA
- the LOC126864767 gene encoding DNA excision repair protein ERCC-6-like isoform X3, which yields MESDDQGQVFNNEKFNGIHINGGDNSLREKVLSIRSEESIFNEASKKIDNFMKSNIKTKKDSKELNNDNGTGTIDCSGQKKLKKQVQTGEITPFQAIEKQFDLLKTKGTFNKSSHLLDLEKYLRQQAELAKQRKRLKENSKASKYTSNNAVTIKKPKLLNIHPKEFKIAKKTKIKANKKKLVSEFETSKSLNENNDINYETEDSKFNQIENSTKEAKHSKNEFISCNSSEDNTKETLIENTTNIKFADITNDSESEYVPSDEQIDSVLDDGNEEMYRERVEKSGYPKDEPLHKIDNLFKIPQSIWKKLYKYQKVSVQWLWELHLRGLGGLLGDEMGLGKTVQVIAFLAGLDCSELLSDGGRFRGLGPTIIVCPATLMEQWVKHFHEWWPILRVAVLHQCGTYNGNLEYLMHSLKSGGVLITSYSGMLIHKDLLVTSQWHYVILDEGHKIRNPQAKISKAVKEFSTPHRLLLTGSPMQNSLKELWSLFDFILPGKLGTLPAFLEHCAAPITRGGYTNASPLQEAIALQVATMLRDTITPYMLRRTKNDVQHHLSLPEKNEQVLFCSLTGEQKELYKEYLRSADVSFILHEKSNSVSRRYRARLLIALSVLRKICNHPDLFLYTNPVDSDEDIDVSNEALEKFGYWKRSGKMIVVRSLLKIWKKQGHRVLLFTQGRQMMHVLESLVQSEEYSYLRMDGITSMSQRQETIRLFNKDPSYFVFLLTTRVGGLGVNLTGANRVVIYDPDWNPATDAQARARAWRIGQNKKVTIYRLITAGTIEEKMYHRQIFKILLANKVLEDPRQHRLFKTSDLVELFNFNESIDNNSSEIDQLFGQSRLVSSSTKFSPNKIEKMRKLAATLSKNISQNTSNSTPVIQIAHVTENHYVSSCHNNNIDQDILKHNYEIFKDNLTKEGIRNESDLHKKNEDILFSAHQESTNDNNIQNKISKDIEYNTDNILNNKLEDEDHTLTSRSNFDIKIHETSNKATVQCLSNDANITEILDRSNETVTCNVNMNEDTLSKLNKNHCKEKRKRSSRLEEHAASALFEGERVSHLIGRRLGRSLAEETKPIEDDQYVLEKLFAKASVTSAFQHETVLSNSEYNSDDKNPMQRLARETAQENMDSIRKSRKWCWKPMWNSMSPKNY from the exons ATGGAAAGTGATGATCAAGGACAAGtttttaataatgaaaaatttaatggTATACACATAAATGGGGGAGATAACAGTTTGAGAGAGAAG GTTTTGTCAATAAGAAGCGAGGAAAGCATTTTTAATGAAGCATCAAAGAAGATTGATAATTTCATgaaatcaaatataaaaacaaaaaaggattCAAAAGAACTAAACAATGATAATGGAACTGGTACTATAGATTGTTCAGgacaaaaaaaattaaaaaaacaagttCAAACTGGAGAGATTACGCCCTTTCAAGCAATTGAAAAACAGTTTGATTTGTTAAAAACTAAAGG gACATTTAATAAATCCTCTCATTTACTTGATCTTGAAAAATACCTTCGACAGCAGGCTGAACTTGCCAAACAAAGAAAacgtttgaaagaaaattcaaaGGCATCTAAGTATACTAGTAATAATGCAGTAACAATTAAAAAgccaaaattattaaatattcatcctaaagaatttaaaatagcgaaaaaaacaaaaatcaaagctaataagaagaaattagTTTCTGAATTTGAAACATCAAAAAGTTTAAATGAAAACAAtgatattaattatgaaacaGAAGATAGTAAGTTTAATCAAATTGAGAATTCTACCAAAGAGGCTAAACATTCAAAAAATGAATTCATTTCCTGTAATAGTTCCGAAGATAATACTAAAGAGACATTGATTGAAAATACAACAAACATTAAATTTGCAGATATAACTAATGATTCTGAAAGTGAATATGTACCGAGTGATGAACAAATAGATTCAG TTTTGGATGATGGAAATGAAGAGATGTATAGAGAAAGGGTAGAGAAAAGTGGTTATCCAAAGGATGAACCACTACACAAaatagataatttatttaaaatccCTCAATCTATATGGAAAAAGTTATATAA ATATCAGAAAGTGTCTGTACAATGGTTGTGGGAACTGCATCTTCGTGGCTTAGGAGGGTTACTAGGTGATGAAATGGGTTTGGGAAAGACTGTTCAAGTAATTGCATTTCTTGCAGGTTTAGATTGTAGTGAATTATTGTCAGATGGTGGAAG GTTCAGAGGTTTAGGACCAACTATAATTGTTTGTCCAGCTACTCTAATGGAACAATGGGTAAAGCATTTTCATGAGTGGTGGCCTATTTTAAGAGTGGCTGTTCTACATCAATGTGGAACTTATAATG GTAATTTGGAGTATTTAATGCACTCTTTAAAATCTGGTGGTGTATTAATTACTTCTTATTCTGGTATGCTTATACATAAAGATTTACTTGTAACCAGTCAATGGCACTATGTCATACTTGATGAAGGTCACAAAATAAGAAATCCACAAGCAAAG ATCAGTAAAGCAGTAAAGGAATTCTCTACACCACATCGACTTTTGTTAACGGGTAGCCCTATGCAAAACTCCTTAAAAGAACTATGGTCCCTCTTTGATTTTATTCTACCTGGCAAGTTAGGCACTTTACCTGCATTTTTAGAGCATTGTGCAGCCCCTATAACTCGTGGAGGATATACAAATGCTTCTCCTTTGCAAGAAGCTATCGCGCTTCAGGTCGCTACAATGCTTAGAGATACTATTACACCATATATGCTCCGAAGAACAAAAAATGATGTGCAACATCATCTTAGTCTACCAGAAAAGAACGAACAG GTACTGTTTTGCAGTTTAACAGGAGAACAAAAGGaattatataaagaatatttacgTTCTGCAGATGTTAGTTTCATTTTGCATGAAAAGAGTAATTCAGTAAGCAGAAGATACAGGGCTCGCCTCCTCATAGCATTATCAGTGCTTAGGAAGATATGCAATCATCCTGATTTGTTTCTTTATACAAATCCAGTT GATTCAGATGAAGACATTGATGTATCAAATGAAGCATTGGAGAAATTTGGATACTGGAAGCGCTCTGGTAAAATGATAGTGGTTCGGTCCCTTcttaaaatttggaagaaacAGGGACATAGAGTACTTCTTTTTACTCAAGGGAGACAA ATGATGCATGTTTTAGAATCTCTAGTACAAAGCGAAGAATATTCTTATTTAAGAATGGATGGAATTACTTCTATGTCACAACGACAAGAAACAATTcgtttatttaataag GATCCATCATATTTTGTGTTTTTGTTAACTACGCGTGTTGGAGGTCTGGGAGTAAATTTGACTGGAGCAAATCGAGTAGTTATTTATGATCCGGATTGGAATCCAGCAACTGATGCTCAAGCAAGAGCACGTGCATGGAGAATTGGACAAAACAAAAAAGTTACCATTTATAGACTTATTACTGCTGGTACTATTGAAGAAAAG ATGTATCAcagacaaatatttaaaatacttcTTGCAAATAAGGTTTTAGAAGATCCACGTCAACATAGATTATTTAAAACTTCCGATTTAGTtgaactttttaattttaatgaatctATCGATAATAATTCTAGTGAAATAGATCAATTATTCGGACAATCTAGACTAGTTTCTTCGTCTACCAAATTTTCAcctaataaaattgaaaaaatgcgAAAATTAGCAGCTACGCTTAGTAAAAATATAAGTCAAAATACCTCAAACTCTACACCTGTAATACAAATAGCACACGTTACAGAGAATCATTATGTTTCAAGTTgccataataataatattgatcaagatattttaaaacacaattatgaaatattcaagGATAATTTAACAAAAGAAGGTATTAGAAACGAGAGTGatcttcataaaaaaaatgaagatatactttttTCTGCACATCAAGAAAGTACGAATGACAACaatatccaaaataaaatttcaaaagataTTGAATACAATACAGACAACatcttaaataataaactGGAAGATGAAGATCATACATTAACAAGTAGATcaaattttgatattaaaatacatgAAACATCAAATAAGGCTACTGTACAATGTCTATCTAATGATGCTAATATAACTGAAATTTTAGATAGAAGTAACGAAACAGTAACATGTAATGTGAATATGAATGAAGATACGTtgtcaaaattaaataaaaatcattgcaaagaaaaaagaaaaagaagttcACGATTAGAAGAGCATGCTGCCTCAGCTCTATTTGAAGGAGAACGTGTCTCACATTTAATTGGACGACGTCTTGGACGTTCTCTGGCCGAGGAAACTAAACCAATTGAAGATGATCAATACGtcttagaaaaattatttgccAAAGCGA GCGTGACTTCTGCTTTTCAACACGAGACAGTATTATCAAATTCAGAATATAATTCTGATGACAAAAATCCAATGCAACGATTAGCGCGCGAAACAGCGCAAGAAAATATGGACAGTATTCGTAAATCTCGTAAGTGGTGTTGGAAGCCCATGTGGAATTCTATGTCACCAAAAAATTACTGA